The region CATATTCTGTCGGGTCTTTTTTTATTATATCCAGTTCAACTGCTTTTTTGAAAAGCATCCGAGCTGTCCCATGAATGCCAGCGATGGTATTTTCGGCAAATCCACGTTTTGGTAAATCGAGTAAGGCATCTTGGTATTGTTTTTTTGTAATGTCTTTTATTTTTATATTATCGAAATAATAGAGCAGGTTATTCACCTCGTGCTGGCGTACGCGAGTGGAGCTTTTTTTGACTTGGGATGAATACAGATTGAGCCATACCTTGGAAAAATCCCTGAAAGTAACGTCTTTCTCCTGAACGAATGTTCCTTGTGATAATTCGGTTGTTAGTTGAGCTGCGGCTTCTTCGGCTTCCTTTTTTGTTCGGAACCCCCCGCATCCCTTCTGTTTTCGCTTTCCGTCTTTGTCAAGCCCAACATCAATCATAAAGGACCAGGTCTTTCCGCGTTTGTAGAAACTAGCCACGATTACACCTCCGAATAATTCTATTTTTTCTTGGTAAGGTTTAATGCCATGGTAACATGCATTTCTATCATGTTTTGAATAGCTTCTGGCGTTACGCCAAGTTCTGTTGCAGACATAATCGTTTTTGTCCAACGATCATTAACTTCAGACTTTGCAGTGAGCATGAATTCGTAATCAAATAAGGATGGCGGGGATTCGCGGATAAGACCAACCATAACTCCAATTATTTGATAGTCCCCATTTAATTCAATATCTTCATATTCTGGATTGGCCGAGCGCAGCAATACTTGGCCATCTTTTTTTATGAAGTATCTTAGATTGATATTCGTAATTTCGTTAAGGTAACGAATCGCAACAACTTCTCCGTTATAAGGCTCTAGGCATTCACGAAACAAGATCATGTCACCATCAAGAATGCCGGCGTAGAGCATGTTATATCCGGCGGCCCTTGCAGCGAAGTCTGCTTTAATACCTTCAGGGTGCTGTGTTTGTTCTTCCCAATTGGCTTCGTCCAATAGTGGAACATCAGGCCGAACCTTACCGAGAACGGGTATTGTGGTATCGTCATTATCTCTGTGTTCTAAGAGAGAGGCTTGTTTATCCTTAACGCGGTTTAGCATCGCAAGAAAGTCGATTTTAGAGTCAATATCTAGATCGAGCTCATTCAATATCTTTCTAATTCCACCAGGAGTATAAGCGAAAGATACTTCATGCTTTTGGCGAAAGTTGCGGGATTCCACTTCGATCAAGTCTATGACTTCCCGGGAAAATTCGTCAGAATACTTTCCGCGTTTGGAGATGGTAATTATTGCGTTTTCTATTGCATTGGTTAGTCGACTATGGTCATCGAAGAAATCCGCTACAAGTTCTTTTTTTTCTTCGGACATCCCATTAAAGTAGCCAGCATTGATCATTAATTCTGCATAGCTCACCCGCAAATACTTTGACAGTGCCATTAAGGTGTTGGGTAAGGGCTTTTGTATATCAGCCTCAATGCGGGATAAAGTGGTTTGAGACACACCTGATGCAACCGATAATTCTTTTTGGGTTTTATACCCAGCTTTAATCCTGAGATCCTTAAAGAGTTGTCCCACGCTGAGTTTGTTTTCCAATAATCGTCACCTCTTTACCTTAGTCAAGCCTATTATAGCCCAACGATTGCGTGCGCGCAATTATTTTTTCAAAAATAGAACAGACGTATTGCGACACCGACTTATTTGCGCTATATTTAAATGCGCCGACGCATTTCGATAATGCGGAGGCGCATATTTAAGAAAGGATTGGAGCTAGTGACAAAAAAAGTAATTCGACTAAAAGTGAAAGAGTTGATGAAAGCACAGATTGATGCGAACATTTCCACTGACAGCGACCTTGCCAAATTAATTGGTGTTTCGGTAACACAAATTTGGCGTGTAAAGCTACCTATAACCGATACACGTTACAATGCGCCAGGATGTCAATTTATTGCCGGGGTAATCGGGACATTTCAGGGAAGGTTCGAGGATTTCTTTTATATCGATGAGGTGACGATATGAGTTCAAAAGCTATAATGCAAAGCATTACAACAGAAGAACTCCCCGATATCCTCACGGCTAAGCATATCAGTGAACATCTTCATATTTCAAAGCGACGGGTGTATGAATTACTTCAAATATCGCCTTCTATAGGCGGAATAAAAAGCTTTACTTTTGGACGGTCAGTTCGCGCTCGGAAAGATGATTATTTGAAATGGTTGGATGTCCTTAACGGCAACTGTCAAGTAATCCCGACGAGCTTCAATTCTGTGACCAAAAGTAATCATAAATAAAAGTGACAAAACCCAAGGCTAGGACGGAAGAGAAAAGCAACCTGGCAACGGCCCCAGACTGAAAAGCCTTATTATATAAAATCGAAAGGAGCCGAAAATGGCAAAACGTTATCAAGTGAAACTGATCGGCGAAACGCCGCTGTTGATGCACAAGGACAACATTTCCTTTGGTGAAAAGGTTCGGGCTTGGTCGAAGGACCCCAACAATAAAAATATCAGCGTAGCCGGTGACGACCGGACTCCGGCCTGGACTTGGCTCGGCTACTGTTACCACGATACCAAACAGCTCACGGTCGATGCCGACAATCTGATGTCGGTTCTGAGGGACGGAGGCAAAAAATGTCCGGCTCCGACCGGCAAAGGCACCATGAAGGCGCTCACACAGTCCGGCATCATGGTGAACGAGATCGGCTGGCCGCTGCTAGTGAACGGGGCACCGATCGCCTGGAAAGACTTCGCGGTGCTGGAGGACGAGCTGGACTTCTCGGTTCATGAACAGTTCGCTCTTGATCGGAGTTTCGAGCTGTTCGTCAAGCGGGCGAAAATCGGAGCTGCCAAGCACGTCCGCGTGCGCCCGCGTTTCGATCAATGGGAAGCCAACGGTAGCTTAACTGTCCTGGACCCTCAAATTACTAAGCCTGTTCTTGAAATGGTTCTGAAGTTTGCCGGCGTCTATTGCGGCTTTGGCGACTGGCGGCCGTCGTCCCAACAATCTCCGGGACAATTCGGTCGATTCAGCGTCCAAGTCACCGAGGTCTGAGGCTAGGCTGGGCGAGGCCGGGCAAGGTCAGGCGCGGTTTGGCAAGGCAAGGATTATGGCGGGGCGAGGAGGGGCACGGCATGGCTAGGCGAGGCAAGGCGTGGACTAAGGCATGGCGTGGTGAGGCGGGGCACGGCTAGGCACGGCGCGGCGAGGACCGAGGCGAGGCACGTAGGGCGGAAGCCTGAGCGTGGTAATTGAGAACGAAAGGAGGACATTCTGTGGCAAAGACATTTTTCCGTGGGGTCCCGACCGAAGTCGATATTAAACGGTTAGACGACGCTTTCGGGGTTCCTGCTGAAGACGCACTCATTGATTATGAGTCGATCGAAGAAGCACTCCAGCTGTCAAAAGAAAGCAGCCGTTTCGAGACGGTCACTCGTGCCTGGCGCGACAAGTTAGAACGTGAGTACAACCTTCTCCTGGTCAGCGTTCGTGGGCAAGGGATAAAGGTGGCCACTCCGGATGCGCGGGTTACTATTGCTAGTAAAAAAATGAAACAGGGGCGTCGGGCAATCCAGCGCGGCGCCAGTATCGCTGTAAAAACGGACGCGAGTCGATTGAGCGATGGCAAGGCACGCGAGCTGCGCCAGTTTTTGATCGATGTTCCGATGCGGCTCCGGCTCCAAGAATCTTTAGCAATGAAATAGGGAGAGAACAACTTTGGCAAAAATCACCGTACACATTGAGGCCGACAGTCCATCCGATTACTACGCCACGCTCCAGGAGCTGATTGGTGGCGCAGACGCCGTGGTCATGCAAATCAAGCAAGAAGAATTAGCCGCTGCGCTTGAGCCGGAAAAAGCCAAGAAAACAACAACCACCGAAACGCCAGCAACAGCACCGGAACCGAAACCCAAGAAAACGGCGGAGAACAAGGCACCGGAACCGACCGTTGCAACGCCGACGGCTGATCTCGATCCGGCACCGGCTCCCGATCCCACTCCCGCTACTAAGGAAAAGAAAATCACCCATGAGGACCTTCGGGACGCCATGCAGCCGCTGAAACGTGAAATTTCGCTCCAACTGGTGGCGGAGTTCAGCGGCAAGACGCCCGAGGAAAAGCCCAAACTCAGCGACGTTCCGGCTGAGAAGCACGCAGAGCTGCTCGCCGAAGCAAGGCGTCTTGCCCAGTTGCCCGAAAACGTGAAGCAGGCGATAGCATGAGTGAACACGCCCTGCTCTCGGCCTCCAGTGCCAAACGCTGGATAAATTGCCCGCCGAGCGCCAGAATCGAAAGCACGATGCCCGAACAGCAGAGCCTTTTCGCCACCGAGGGCAGCTTCGCCCATGATGTCGCGCACATGTTGCTGGCCGAGTATCTGGGTCGCGTTGACCCTATCGGCCTGGCGGAATGGCAGTACCAGCTGCGCTCCGATTCACTCTGGGCGGAGGATTTGCTGGATTATGTCCGGATATATGTGGACCTGGTTATTGAAAAAATCAACGCCGCCAGGGCCGTGTCCCGCGACGCGGTGATTCTCCTGGAGCAAAAACTGGACTATTCCCTTTGGGCGCCTGGTGGCTTCGGAACCGGCGACGCCGTGATTTACGCGGATGGTTACTGTGAGGTCATTGATTTGAAGTACGGGAAAGGCGTTTCGGTCAGCGCGGAGGAGAATCCGCAGCTGCGGCTCTACGGCCTGGGTGCCCTCAATCGTCCGGACGCCCATCTCTACAGCATTGAAAACGTGACCATGACCATCGTGCAGCCGCGCCTGGACAGCATCACCAGCGAAACCATAAGCGCCGACGATCTGCTCATCTGGGCACAGGATGAGGTAAGGCCCAAGGCCCTCCTTGCCTGGGAAGGTAAAGGCGAATACTGCGCCGGTGAATGGTGCCGGTTTTGTAAAATCAAGCACACCTGCCGGACCCGCGCCGCCGATGCCCTGGCCCTGGAAGCCTACGGCCGCACTAAACCCCAGCTGCTAACGGTTACTGAAATTGCCGACATTCTGGGAAAGGCCGAGCTACTTATCTCCTGGGCGTCCGACATCAAGAGTTGGGCGCTCGAACAGGCCGAGCGACACCACGTTACTTATCCTGGCTGGAAGTTGGTCGAAGGCCGCAGCAACAGGGCTTACGTCGACCGGGCACAGGTGGCCACGCGGCTGCTGGACGCGGGCTTTAAGTCCGAAATGATCCACAAGGACCCGGAACTGCTGGGCATTACCGAAATGGAGCGGCTGCTCGGAAAGAAACAGTTTGCGGAACTGCTGGAAGGTCTAATCATAAAGCCGGCCGGCAAACCAACTCTGGCACCCGATTCCGACCGGCGGCCTGCGATCAACTCCCTGGAAGCGGCTATCGCCGACTTCGCCGACCAGGAGGCAAACCTTTGAAACTGATTACACAAACCACCACATGGGTTCCCGGCGTCGGGCCTGACGCGCCCACCGTGGTAAACGGGAAGGGCGCCAAACAGTCCAAGTGCCTTTATAAGTTCACCGATTTCGACCCGCGCCATGTTCTCCGGGTGGCCGCCGTGTCCGCCAAGGGCTTCACCAAATACGGACCGAGGAACTACCTAGGAATCCCGACCCTGGAGCATATCGACCACGCTCTCACACACATTAATGCGTTCCTGGCCGGTGATCCGCAAGAGGACCACCTGGCCCACGCCATCTGCAGACTTTACTTCGCCATGGCGACGAAAGAGTTAGACGCCGATCAGGCGCCGGCCGCCGAGGGCTGCGCTCACATGACCGAATCCTGCCCGGCGGTCTGTAAATCCGATTCAGACGATCCCTGTCCGGTTCCCTGGACCCGCGCAATGATCGAAGCAATAAACACAAAAAGGGAGTTTTTGAAATAATGGCTGTAAAACCGCAACCCACCAAACTGGTCACCGGCAAGGTCCGCCTCTCTTATGCCTTCTTGACCGCTCCGAAGAAAAACGACGCCGGGGAAGATGTCTGGAGCTGCCAGGTGCTGATCCCCAAGAGCGATACCGCCACCATCGAGAAGTACAAAGCCTGTATCGCCGCCGTCAAGGCCAGTCCGGCTGCCGTCGGCAAGTGGGGCGGGAAGGTGCCCGGCGAGCTGAAGCTGCCGCTGCGCGATGGCGATGCCAGCGCCGACGAATTCCCGGAAAGAAAGGGTTGCTGGTTCTTCAATGCTAACGCCTACGAGGCGCCTAAACTCGTAGACGCTAACCTCCAGCCCATCATGGACGCCTCTGAAATCTACAGCGGCATTTATGGCCGCGTCAGCGTGAACTTCTTCGCCTTCAACAATTCGGGAAATAAGGGGATCGGCGTCGGCCTGAACTCAGTTCAGAAGCTCAAAGACGGCGAACCGCTCGGCGGCGTCCGCAGCAAACCGGAGGAAGACTTCGGCGACGGCTTCGAAGACGACGACGATTTCCTGGACTAAGCATAGAAAAGGAAATAGGCTGATGTGCTACCACACATCGGCCTTTTTCTTTGGTTAGGAGTGTACCCATTGAGGGATGTCCTCAGCATCGACATTGAGACTTTTTCTCCGGTTGATCTCCAGAAGTCCGGCGTTTATCCCTACGCCGAACACCCGGATTTCGCCATTCTCCTGTTCGGCTACGCTTTTAATTCAGAACCCATCCAGGTCGTGGACCTGGCCAGCGGCGAGCAACTGCCCGACGAGGTGTACGACGCCCTTGTGGACAGCCGGGTACTGAAAGCGGCATACAACGCGGCGTTCGAGCGGGTTTGCCTCTCGCGCTTCGTGAGGCCGTGGGCGCTCTCTGAGGGCGAATTCCTGCGGCCTGAGCAGTGGGCCTGCACGATGGTCCAGGCGCTGACGTTGGGGCTGCCCGGCAACCTGGCGGGCGTGGCAAAGGTACTTTTCGATGGGCAGCAGGACAAGCAAAAAATGACCGAGGGTAAGGCCCTGATCCGGTATTTCTGCACACCATGCAAACCTACCCTCTCGAACGGCGGCCGGACCCGGAACCTCCCGCAGCACGCGCCGGCCAAGTGGGCGACCTTTAAGACCTACTGCGGCCAGGACGTTGAGGTTGAGCGGTCGGTCCGGAAAAAGATTAACCGCTATCAGCTGGTGGAAACCGAACGCCGGCTGTGGGTTCTGGACCAGCAAATCAACGACCGGGGCATCCGGATCGATCTTTCGCTGGTCCACCAGGCGATCCGCTGCGACGAGGAAGACAAGGCCCGCGCCATGGATGAGGCGATTCGCCTCACCGGCCTGGAGAATCCCGGCAGCGTCGCGCAGCTCAAAGAGTGGCTGTTCGC is a window of Selenomonadales bacterium 4137-cl DNA encoding:
- a CDS encoding S24 family peptidase, producing the protein MENKLSVGQLFKDLRIKAGYKTQKELSVASGVSQTTLSRIEADIQKPLPNTLMALSKYLRVSYAELMINAGYFNGMSEEKKELVADFFDDHSRLTNAIENAIITISKRGKYSDEFSREVIDLIEVESRNFRQKHEVSFAYTPGGIRKILNELDLDIDSKIDFLAMLNRVKDKQASLLEHRDNDDTTIPVLGKVRPDVPLLDEANWEEQTQHPEGIKADFAARAAGYNMLYAGILDGDMILFRECLEPYNGEVVAIRYLNEITNINLRYFIKKDGQVLLRSANPEYEDIELNGDYQIIGVMVGLIRESPPSLFDYEFMLTAKSEVNDRWTKTIMSATELGVTPEAIQNMIEMHVTMALNLTKKK
- a CDS encoding helix-turn-helix domain-containing protein — its product is MSSKAIMQSITTEELPDILTAKHISEHLHISKRRVYELLQISPSIGGIKSFTFGRSVRARKDDYLKWLDVLNGNCQVIPTSFNSVTKSNHK
- a CDS encoding DUF2800 domain-containing protein, with product MSEHALLSASSAKRWINCPPSARIESTMPEQQSLFATEGSFAHDVAHMLLAEYLGRVDPIGLAEWQYQLRSDSLWAEDLLDYVRIYVDLVIEKINAARAVSRDAVILLEQKLDYSLWAPGGFGTGDAVIYADGYCEVIDLKYGKGVSVSAEENPQLRLYGLGALNRPDAHLYSIENVTMTIVQPRLDSITSETISADDLLIWAQDEVRPKALLAWEGKGEYCAGEWCRFCKIKHTCRTRAADALALEAYGRTKPQLLTVTEIADILGKAELLISWASDIKSWALEQAERHHVTYPGWKLVEGRSNRAYVDRAQVATRLLDAGFKSEMIHKDPELLGITEMERLLGKKQFAELLEGLIIKPAGKPTLAPDSDRRPAINSLEAAIADFADQEANL
- a CDS encoding DUF5664 domain-containing protein produces the protein MKLITQTTTWVPGVGPDAPTVVNGKGAKQSKCLYKFTDFDPRHVLRVAAVSAKGFTKYGPRNYLGIPTLEHIDHALTHINAFLAGDPQEDHLAHAICRLYFAMATKELDADQAPAAEGCAHMTESCPAVCKSDSDDPCPVPWTRAMIEAINTKREFLK
- a CDS encoding DUF2815 family protein, giving the protein MAVKPQPTKLVTGKVRLSYAFLTAPKKNDAGEDVWSCQVLIPKSDTATIEKYKACIAAVKASPAAVGKWGGKVPGELKLPLRDGDASADEFPERKGCWFFNANAYEAPKLVDANLQPIMDASEIYSGIYGRVSVNFFAFNNSGNKGIGVGLNSVQKLKDGEPLGGVRSKPEEDFGDGFEDDDDFLD